The segment CCAGTCTGTCTTATGCCTGTCGAATCTAAGCGGCCATTTCCGCTTTTCTTATCAAGCTGAGCAGGAGCAACCGCCGCCTGTTCCGCAGCTTCCGCCGCAAGAAGAGTCTGAAGAAAAGAAAGGATTGCTTGAAGGTATTTTAACTGCTTCAGACACCGATCTTCCGATGATGAAACTGACTTGGTCCATTAAATCCTGAAGTTCGTTTTCAGCCAGCCGCAACGACGCTATTTGTTCATTCAGATCCAGACGCCGTTTATCCACGCGGATCTGTTTCATCACCCGGCTGTATTCGGGATGGTATTTGCCAAACCTTTGAACTTCCTCGTATTGTTCTTTCAATCTTGTGAAGGCATAAATTTCTTCGGCAAGATTTTTATCATTATAAACAGCATGATAAGCTTTTTCGTATTGCTCAACCTGCTCTGATTGTAAAATCATTTCGCTTAACTCTTCTGCAGAGTCTGTGATTTGAACCCATTCATAGGTCATAAACATATTGTATTCCTCCTCTACGGTTTTATCATAGCAGAAATACTC is part of the Planococcus shenhongbingii genome and harbors:
- a CDS encoding YlbF family regulator, encoding MFMTYEWVQITDSAEELSEMILQSEQVEQYEKAYHAVYNDKNLAEEIYAFTRLKEQYEEVQRFGKYHPEYSRVMKQIRVDKRRLDLNEQIASLRLAENELQDLMDQVSFIIGRSVSEAVKIPSSNPFFSSDSSCGGSCGTGGGCSCSA